The genomic region AGAACTGCTCTCGGCTCCGATTGATAAATTTGAGCAATCGTTAAGGGATAACCCAGAGCTTTCCTGGTTAATGATGCGGGGGTTGTCATCTCGGATTTTACAAACCGAGATGATGATTGAAACCTTAGCGCACCGAGATATGGGTTCTCGATTAGTCAGTTTTCTGCTGATTTTGTGTCGTGATTTTGGTACGCCTAGCTCAGATGGCATTACCATTGACTTGAAGTTGTCTCATCAAGCGATCGCTGAAGCAATTGGTTCTACCCGTGTCACTGTCACCCGTTTACTCGGAGAGCTACGGGACGATAAAATGATTTCTATTCAAAAGAAAAAAATTACCTTACACAACCCAGTAGCCTTAAGCCAGCAGTTTACATAGGGTGTGGGGATTTAAATCTGCTTTGGGTTAACCAGTGGGATCGCTAAATGTAAGTTGCCGCATCTGCTACTCTGTTCAAGAATGGCATCAACCTCCATAGGTATGAGATAGGCTGTATCTGAGCAGAAGGTATGGGGAGATGTCAAGCGGTTATATACTGATCGTGGCAATTTTAATATTAGGAGGTGTGATTGCGGCATCAGGCGATCGCATTGGCACGCGCGTTGGGAAGGCACGATTAAGCTTATTTAAGCTGCGTCCTAAGCAAACTGCCACCTTAGTCACAATAGTTACTGGTAGTTTGATTGCTGCCTTAACTTTAGGCATTTTAATTGCAGCTAGTGAACAATTACGAACTGGTCTTTTTGATCTCAAGGTTATTCAAAAGAAACTCTCAAAAACTCGCAAAGAGCTAACTGTAGTCGTAGAGCAAAAAAATCAAGTAGAAA from Oculatellaceae cyanobacterium harbors:
- the ntcA gene encoding global nitrogen regulator NtcA, whose protein sequence is MVVTQDRPLASVFRQVGSGVFPPVVETFDRGKTIFFPGDPAERVYFLLKGAVKLSRVYEAGEEITVALLRENSVFGVLSLITGHRSDRFYHAVAFTPVELLSAPIDKFEQSLRDNPELSWLMMRGLSSRILQTEMMIETLAHRDMGSRLVSFLLILCRDFGTPSSDGITIDLKLSHQAIAEAIGSTRVTVTRLLGELRDDKMISIQKKKITLHNPVALSQQFT